A region from the Euzebyales bacterium genome encodes:
- a CDS encoding AAA family ATPase: MRSAALIGRHDELNRIRLLLLEARRGSGGVLVVSGEAGVGKSRLIAEAMAAAEAAGMVVLYGRAIEDRGVFWGLAQALLPLLSDDALTDVAQVRPFLPALQRLRPSWQPAGTEPAATADPLLGLAEGVRRLLGAVGEGCGCLLVVEDLQWADRDTLGVVEYLAGAAAGVPVLVTVSVRSDERSSPSVHRLRRHPNVVGIHLERLAADAAAVLVRACARGQVLPGAVVDFVVDRSDGLPLLIEEVLAGLVDSSSLVHREGGWQVTGELSAGVSHTFADLVRRRLADVPAAVRLVIDAAAVLGDVVDWTLLEPATGLPVAVVTAGLRAAVAVQLLEARDAAGRLRWRHRAIRDAVLSELMPPQVATFAVHAAEAIEHRDPQFTGPDGALAAELYVHGGRGDHATQVLLALGRRARARGALKSAHDLLRRADELGTNIAVTIERVAVLRLAGRVDDAVTVGEAALPSALGDAHALLCLELARAAVAAGAWDRAQQYAARAGRLDDPRIEAIAADAAFGAGRIGEAASRAERAVRLAERSDAPEVVCAALEVVGRCAQLHDTAIAEQAYRRAAQVADEHGLVAARVSALLALTMVQFLDQDVAEELSGVRDLAIDAGMLAAVASIDLLLADWRVLVAGPDDALALAQRSADLAGQLDLTWLQAMALLWVAAGHAEAGRTGDTDACVTRARELAPDAPDVIALSSCIRALPPLLAHDLTLARDLLDEGIAVVEGHASAHPTVYWGLWVVVRTVLSDRDTQARDGLRAAPAVLRSTNRAALRYADAVAAARGGSPERAVELADEADRLLAEQHWWRRLLRVMVLEAALADGWGDPIGGLRALLADVSDGRPAQLVRICRDLLRVAGAPVPRRGRGDSAVPAHLRSVGVTSREMDVLVLVAQGLTNAEVAERLFLSRRTVETHVANLLAKTGAGNRAQLTHDTPVD, encoded by the coding sequence ATGCGTTCGGCGGCGTTGATCGGCCGGCACGACGAGTTGAACCGCATCCGCCTGCTGTTGCTCGAGGCTCGCCGCGGGTCGGGTGGCGTGCTGGTGGTCAGCGGGGAAGCGGGCGTGGGCAAGTCGCGCCTGATCGCCGAAGCGATGGCCGCTGCGGAGGCGGCCGGGATGGTCGTGCTGTACGGCCGCGCGATCGAGGACCGTGGTGTGTTCTGGGGGCTGGCGCAGGCGCTGCTGCCGCTGCTGTCCGACGACGCGCTTACCGACGTGGCACAGGTGCGCCCGTTTCTTCCGGCGCTGCAGCGGTTGCGACCGAGCTGGCAGCCTGCCGGCACGGAACCAGCGGCGACGGCCGACCCGCTGCTGGGGCTGGCCGAGGGGGTGCGGCGGCTGCTCGGCGCCGTCGGAGAAGGCTGCGGTTGTCTGCTCGTGGTGGAGGATCTGCAGTGGGCTGATCGTGACACGCTTGGTGTGGTCGAGTATCTGGCAGGCGCAGCCGCTGGCGTTCCGGTGTTGGTGACGGTTTCGGTGCGCAGTGATGAGCGGTCTTCTCCGTCGGTGCACCGGTTGCGAAGACACCCAAACGTCGTCGGCATCCATCTCGAGCGGTTGGCTGCTGATGCGGCTGCGGTCCTGGTGCGGGCCTGCGCCCGTGGGCAGGTGCTTCCCGGTGCGGTCGTCGACTTCGTGGTCGACCGGTCAGACGGTCTGCCACTGCTGATCGAGGAGGTGCTGGCAGGCCTGGTCGACAGCTCGTCGCTGGTGCACCGCGAGGGCGGATGGCAGGTCACCGGGGAGCTGTCGGCAGGCGTATCGCACACCTTCGCAGATCTGGTGCGGCGACGCCTCGCCGACGTGCCGGCGGCGGTTCGGCTGGTCATCGACGCCGCAGCGGTCCTCGGTGACGTGGTCGATTGGACGCTTCTGGAACCGGCGACCGGCCTGCCGGTCGCGGTGGTGACGGCGGGGCTTCGTGCAGCGGTCGCGGTACAGCTGCTGGAGGCCCGCGACGCGGCCGGCCGCCTGCGGTGGCGTCACCGCGCGATCCGAGATGCTGTGCTGTCGGAATTGATGCCTCCACAGGTGGCGACGTTCGCGGTGCACGCCGCCGAGGCGATCGAGCACCGCGACCCGCAGTTCACCGGTCCGGACGGGGCGCTGGCCGCAGAGTTGTACGTGCACGGCGGCCGGGGGGACCACGCGACACAGGTGCTGCTCGCGCTTGGCCGTCGTGCGCGCGCCCGTGGTGCGCTGAAGTCCGCGCACGACCTGCTGCGTCGCGCTGACGAGCTCGGCACCAACATCGCAGTGACCATCGAGCGGGTGGCGGTGCTCAGGCTTGCTGGGCGAGTCGATGACGCTGTAACGGTGGGCGAAGCAGCCCTGCCGTCAGCGCTGGGCGACGCGCACGCCCTGTTGTGTCTGGAGCTGGCGCGGGCGGCGGTCGCGGCGGGTGCGTGGGACCGTGCACAACAGTATGCCGCACGTGCGGGTCGGCTTGATGATCCCCGCATCGAAGCGATTGCTGCTGACGCCGCGTTCGGTGCCGGTCGGATCGGCGAGGCGGCCAGCCGCGCCGAACGGGCCGTGCGCCTGGCCGAACGCTCGGACGCCCCTGAGGTGGTGTGCGCAGCGCTGGAGGTCGTGGGGCGCTGCGCACAGCTGCACGACACGGCGATCGCCGAACAGGCATACCGGCGCGCCGCCCAGGTCGCAGACGAGCACGGACTGGTGGCCGCCCGCGTCAGCGCGCTGCTTGCGTTGACGATGGTGCAGTTCCTGGACCAGGACGTCGCTGAAGAACTGTCTGGGGTGCGCGACCTGGCGATCGACGCGGGCATGCTCGCGGCGGTGGCGAGCATCGACCTGCTGCTCGCAGACTGGCGGGTACTCGTCGCCGGACCCGACGACGCGCTCGCTCTGGCGCAGCGAAGCGCAGACCTGGCAGGTCAGCTGGACCTCACGTGGCTGCAGGCGATGGCGCTGTTGTGGGTCGCCGCCGGTCACGCGGAGGCTGGCCGGACCGGCGACACCGACGCCTGCGTGACCAGGGCCCGCGAGCTGGCACCCGACGCCCCCGACGTCATTGCGCTCTCCAGCTGCATCCGCGCCCTACCCCCGCTGCTCGCCCACGACCTGACCCTGGCGCGTGACCTCCTCGATGAGGGAATCGCCGTGGTCGAAGGCCACGCCAGCGCGCACCCCACCGTCTACTGGGGTCTGTGGGTGGTCGTGCGCACGGTGCTGTCTGACCGTGACACCCAGGCGCGTGACGGGCTCCGCGCGGCTCCAGCCGTGCTGCGCTCGACGAACCGCGCGGCACTGCGCTACGCCGACGCGGTCGCCGCCGCACGCGGCGGATCACCCGAGCGTGCGGTCGAACTCGCCGACGAGGCCGACCGCCTCCTAGCTGAGCAGCACTGGTGGCGTCGACTCCTGCGCGTAATGGTGCTCGAAGCCGCGCTCGCCGACGGATGGGGTGACCCGATCGGTGGCCTCCGCGCGCTCCTCGCAGACGTCAGCGACGGGCGTCCTGCGCAGCTCGTCCGCATCTGCCGGGATCTGCTGCGCGTCGCTGGTGCGCCCGTTCCACGCCGCGGCCGCGGCGACAGCGCGGTGCCGGCGCATCTGCGGTCAGTCGGCGTGACCAGTCGGGAGATGGACGTGCTCGTGCTGGTCGCGCAGGGCCTGACCAACGCCGAGGTCGCCGAGCGGCTGTTCCTGTCACGGCGCACTGTCGAGACCCACGTCGCCAACCTGCTGGCCAAGACCGGCGCCGGCAACCGCGCGCAGCTCACGCACGACACGCCGGTCGACTAA